In Paracoccus jeotgali, the following are encoded in one genomic region:
- a CDS encoding SURF1 family protein gives MTSRPSILAPLIFGVVVTAVLIWLGFWQLDRMSEKSAQLAEIQAGIEGAPVALPARVDPSMKYLPVILSGRTTGDEILVLSGTHDAGGGYNVISAFETEDGRRVMLDRGFVDQDHRRTPRPPVELLVSGNLHWPDDRTSATPEPDPATGIWFARDVPAMAQKLGTEPVLVVVSGVTGDAQGVMPIPVSITGIPNNHLSYAVQWFLFAATCAGMTAWLIWRIRRRTY, from the coding sequence GCCGCTGATCTTTGGCGTCGTCGTGACGGCGGTGCTGATCTGGCTGGGGTTCTGGCAATTGGACCGCATGAGCGAGAAATCCGCGCAACTGGCCGAGATTCAGGCCGGGATCGAGGGCGCCCCCGTGGCGCTGCCGGCGCGCGTCGATCCGTCGATGAAATACCTGCCGGTGATCCTGTCGGGCCGCACCACCGGCGACGAGATTCTGGTGCTGTCCGGCACCCATGACGCCGGCGGCGGCTATAACGTCATCTCGGCCTTCGAGACCGAGGACGGCCGCCGGGTGATGCTGGATCGCGGCTTTGTCGATCAGGACCACCGCCGCACGCCGCGCCCGCCGGTCGAGCTGCTGGTGTCGGGCAATCTGCACTGGCCCGACGACAGGACCAGCGCCACGCCCGAACCCGATCCGGCCACCGGCATCTGGTTTGCCCGCGACGTGCCCGCCATGGCGCAGAAGCTGGGGACCGAGCCGGTGCTGGTCGTGGTGTCGGGCGTCACCGGCGACGCGCAGGGGGTGATGCCGATCCCGGTCTCGATCACCGGCATCCCCAACAATCACCTGTCCTATGCCGTGCAGTGGTTCCTGTTCGCGGCGACCTGTGCGGGGATGACAGCATGGCTGATCTGGCGTATCAGGCGCCGGACCTATTAG